A DNA window from Cydia splendana chromosome 24, ilCydSple1.2, whole genome shotgun sequence contains the following coding sequences:
- the LOC134802131 gene encoding peroxidase-like: protein MLLMIIFIMIVRVIEGALYDTFTGERVTPQREADVRRLNLIPWCALEVADCQSDERRRMDYSCNNPRYPPRGATLTPYYRLLPPVFGRNYTARPAKDGADLPHVRDIRVAIMSDGRRSSEHYTQLTSHLGVFLTGDVTSLHDTVNYVIFTTDCCTPAGAVDPRCIPIRVANDDVHLRRSNVRCLNLTAPITYQMLGCAPASLPPSRINTSPPLIDLSIMYGNNEADMRKGKAGVGGRIQTELLRGKEWPPSGAPVCLLNKPQLGETRCHNSANLGINAILGVNLFGLWFIRNHNQIARRLEKLNPCWSDDQLFAEARDVNIAVWQQIIFYELMPSLMGYDFLLKQGVIFNTYGHVDDYDEELEPGLSIEFVMAYRWFHTMQEGRLRMYDNNGRIVDERNIVDYTLRTGALPVNDTIEKVTQGAFRQPAAAADYMVDPDVGERILGDLQFASDVVSSDVMKGRALGLPSYNEYRRLCGLHTAKDFDDLRHWMNEEQVSSLQTSYRDVDDIDLHAGMIAEQAMPGAAVGPTLACILVLQMKRWRTSDRFWYENSVHPGSFTEEQLFEIRNSRMSRLLCDHGEGVDSIQPYSFLVPSPGNEIVKCSEIPATSMYPWMDDACSMKKQLNEDKTEKGYYNVIIYVLYLDFGQAGKWTNRSDSEYDSTCEYMSCMTSKKNSKTKDLAQRSDSEEKEVFNEQTGKKQKTPAQKRSAEGDTKASNNKKQKASTSKT from the exons ATGTTATTAATGATAATATTCATAATGATAGTGAGAGTGATAGAAGGAGCGTTGTATGACACATTCACTGGGGAGCGAGTGACGCCGCAGAGAGAGGCGGATGTGAGGAGATTGAACCTTATACC TTGGTGCGCCTTAGAAGTAGCCGACTGTCAGTCCGACGAGCGCCGGCGCATGGATTATTCGTGCAACAACCCCCGCTACCCCCCTCGAGGGGCCACCCTCACCCCCTACTACCGTCTACTACCCCCTGTGTTTGGGAGGAACTATACGGCCCGTCCTGCGAAGGACGGGGCAGATCTGCCTCATGTTAGAGACATCAG GGTGGCGATAATGTCCGACGGGCGTCGCTCCAGCGAGCACTACACGCAGCTCACCTCGCATTTGGGCGTATTCCTCACCGGCGACGTGACTTCTCTACACGACACCGTCAACTATGTCATATTCACTACGGACTGTTGTACGCCAGCGGGAGCGGTAGACCCGAGGTGTATCCCGATCAG AGTGGCGAACGACGACGTACATTTGCGAAGAAGCAACGTCCGTTGTCTGAATCTGACCGCACCCATCACGTACCAGATGTTAGGATGTGCGCCAGCGAGCTTGCCACCTTCTagg ATCAACACATCCCCTCCATTGATAGACCTCTCCATAATGTATGGCAACAACGAAGCGGATATGCGCAAGGGCAAGGCGGGGGTCGGGGGCCGAATACAAACGGAGCTCCTGAGGGGCAAGGAGTGGCCCCCCAGCGGGGCCCCCGTATGCTTGCTCAACAAGCCACAGCTGGGAGAGACTAGGTGCCATAACTCGG CCAACCTAGGCATCAACGCGATCCTGGGCGTGAATCTCTTCGGCCTCTGGTTCATACGCAACCACAATCAGATCGCCAGGCGTCTGGAAAAGCTGAATCCCTGCTGGAGCGATGACCAGCTGTTCGCTGAAGCAAGAGACGTGAACATCGCTGTGTGGCAGCAGATCATTTTCTATGAGCTCATGCCTTCTCTCATGG GATACGACTTCTTGCTGAAGCAGGGTGTGATCTTCAACACGTACGGACATGTTGACGACTATGACGAGGAGTTGGAACCAGGATTGAGCATAGAGTTTGTGATGGCGTACCGATGGTTCCACACCATGCAAGAGGGGAGGCTCAG GATGTACGACAACAACGGGAGGATAGTGGACGAGAGGAACATAGTAGACTATACTCTGAGGACGGGCGCTCTGCCGGTGAACGATACTATAGAAAAGGTCACGCAGGGTGCCTTCAGgcagcccgccgccgccgcggatTATATGGTGGATCCTGAT GTGGGTGAAAGAATCCTCGGGGACCTCCAATTCGCGTCCGACGTAGTATCCTCCGACGTAATGAAAGGCCGCGCCTTGGGGCTACCCAGTTACAACGAGTACCGTCGGCTTTGCGGTCTGCACACTGCTAAGGACTTCGATGACTTGAGACATTGGATGAATGAGGAG CAAGTGTCATCGCTACAAACATCGTACCGCGACGTGGATGACATAGATCTGCACGCGGGCATGATCGCAGAGCAGGCCATGCCTGGCGCCGCCGTCGGGCCCACTCTGGCCTGCATCCTGGTCTTGCAG ATGAAACGGTGGCGGACTTCAGACCGGTTCTGGTACGAGAACTCGGTGCATCCCGGATCATTCACAGAAG AGCAACTGTTCGAAATCCGAAACTCCCGGATGTCGCGGTTGCTATGCGACCACGGAGAGGGAGTAGACAGTATACAGCCGTACTCCTTCTTGGTGCCAAGCCCAgg AAATGAAATCGTGAAGTGCTCCGAGATACCAGCGACGAGCATGTACCCGTGGATGGACGATGCCTGCTCTATGAAAAAACAATTGAACGAAGACAAAACGGAAAAAGGATACTATA ATGTTATTATCTACGTGCTATACCTAGATTTTGGTCAAGCAGGGAAGTGGACCAACAG GTCGGACTCAGAATATGACTCAACCTGCGAATACATGTCCTGTATGACAAGCAAGAAGAATTCCAAGACTAAGGACCTTGCACAGAG aTCGGACTCAGAGGAAAAGGAGGTTTTTAACGAGCAGACTGGAAAGAAACAGAAGACTCCTGCACAGAAAAG aTCTGCGGAGGGGGACACGAAAGCTTCTAACAATAAAAAGCAGAAGGCGTCTACTTCTAAAACGTAA